In a genomic window of Salvelinus fontinalis isolate EN_2023a unplaced genomic scaffold, ASM2944872v1 scaffold_0381, whole genome shotgun sequence:
- the LOC129845844 gene encoding neuronal acetylcholine receptor subunit non-alpha-3-like yields MFSPPQYRQNCSHHRQNVFPSPSQTELQSPQTECFPLPNTDRTAVTTDRMFSPPQHRQNCSHHRQNVFPSPIQTELQSPQTECFPLPNTDRTAVTTDRMFSPPQHRQNCSHHRQNVFPSPIQTELQSPQTECFPLPNTDRTAVTTDRMFSPPQYRQNCSMKFGSWTYDGNMVDLVLLDHYVDRKDFFDNGEWEILNATGAKGSRRDGIYWYPFVTYSFILKRLPLFYTLFLIIPCLGLSFLTVLVFYLPSDEGEKLSLSTSVLVSLTVFLLVIEEIIPSSSKVIPLIGEYLLFIMIFVTFSIIVTVFVINVHHRSSATYHPMAPWVKNLFLQRLPRLLCMRGHTDRYHYPDIELRSPELKPRGGPGRRGASGQGQAQQRGPVGGKEDENHAWLAMLEKATSSVRYISRHIKKEHFIREVVQDWKFVAQVLDRILLWVFLTVSILGTILIFTPAITLYLTTPPFNT; encoded by the exons atgttttcccctccccaataCAGACAGAACTGCAGTCACCACAGACAGAATGTTTTCCCCTCTCCATCACAGACAGAACTGCAGTCACCACAGACAgaatgttttcccctccccaatacagacagaactgcagtcaccacagacagaatgttttcccctccccaacacagacagaactgcagtcaccacagacagaatgttttcccctccccaatacagacagaactgcagtcaccacagacagaatgttttcccctccccaacacagacagaactgcagtcaccacagacagaatgttttcccctccccaacacagacagaactgcagtcaccacagacagaatgttttcccctccccaatacagacagaactgcagtcaccacagacagaatgttttcccctccccaacacagacagaactgcagtcaccacagacagaatgttttcccctccccaataCAGACAGAACTGCTCCATGAAGTTTGGCTCGTGGACCTACGACGGCAACATGGTCGACCTGGTCCTTCTCGACCACTACGTCGACCGTAAGGACTTCTTCGACAACG GTGAATGGGAGATCCTCAACGCCACCGGCGCCAAGGGCAGCCGGCGGGACGGTATCTACTGGTACCCCTTCGTTACCTACTCCTTCATCCTCAAGAGGCTTCCCTTGTTCTACACACTCTTCCTCATCATCCCCTGTCTCGGTCTGTCCTTCCTGACCGTGTTGGTGTTCTACCTCCCGTCTGATGAAGGAGAGAAGTTGTCTCTGTCCACGTCGGTCCTGGTGTCTCTCACCGTGTTCCTCCTCGTCATCGAAGAGATTATACCTTCCTCCTCCAAG GTGATCCCTCTGATTGGAGAGTACCTCCTCTTCATCATGATCTTCGTCACCTTCTCCATCATCGTCACGGTGTTTGTCATCAACGTCCACCACCGCTCCTCAGCCACCTACCACCCCATGGCCCCCTGGGTAAAAAACCTCTTCCTCCAGAGGCTACCCAGACTGCTTTGCATGAGGGGACACactgacag GTACCACTACCCAGACATTGAGCTGCGTAGCCCAGAGCTGAAGCCCCGCGGAGGTCCAGGGAGGAGGGGGGCGTCGGGCCAGGGCCAAGCCCAGCAGAGAGGCCCTGTCGGGGGGAAGGAGGATGAGAACCATGCCTGGTTGGCCATGCTGGAGAAAGCCACCAGCTCAGTACGGTACATCAGCCGTCACATCAAGAAGGAACACTTTATCAGAGAG gTGGTGCAGGACTGGAAGTTTGTGGCTCAGGTGTTGGACAGGATCTTATTGTGGGTGTTCCTCACTGTCTCCATACTGGGTACCATCCTCATCTTCACTCCAGCCATCACTTTGTACCTGACCACCCCCCCCTTCAACAcatag